The following are encoded together in the Treponema primitia ZAS-1 genome:
- the pgsA gene encoding CDP-diacylglycerol--glycerol-3-phosphate 3-phosphatidyltransferase yields MTLADKVTAVRLVFAPCFFIVYLLHVVAPFWVPITTSWTVPVLWILFFITEITDLIDGKIARSRKEVSDFGKLFDPFADTLVWITFFLCFVADRILPVIPFLVILYREFGILFLRNLMLKRGIAMGARKGGKIKAFAYMFTGIAALLASSVQRLGIGGPYFGILRTTALAFFIISVLISLISFADYVSVYKQSGKAENK; encoded by the coding sequence ATGACTTTGGCTGATAAGGTGACCGCGGTGCGTCTGGTTTTTGCACCCTGTTTTTTTATTGTTTATCTCCTCCATGTGGTAGCGCCCTTTTGGGTCCCCATAACGACATCCTGGACCGTACCGGTTCTCTGGATCCTCTTTTTTATCACCGAAATCACCGATTTAATCGATGGTAAAATCGCCCGAAGCCGGAAGGAAGTGAGCGATTTTGGCAAACTTTTCGATCCCTTTGCGGATACCCTGGTCTGGATCACCTTTTTCCTCTGCTTTGTGGCGGACCGTATCCTGCCGGTGATCCCCTTCCTGGTGATTTTATACCGTGAATTCGGCATTCTCTTCCTGCGGAACCTGATGTTGAAAAGGGGAATCGCCATGGGCGCCCGGAAGGGGGGGAAAATCAAGGCTTTTGCCTATATGTTTACCGGGATAGCCGCCCTTCTCGCTTCCAGCGTTCAGCGCCTGGGGATAGGGGGGCCTTATTTCGGTATTCTCCGTACCACTGCTCTGGCGTTTTTTATCATTTCTGTCCTAATTTCCCTGATTTCTTTTGCCGATTATGTTTCTGTATATAAACAGTCCGGAAAAGCGGAAAATAAATAA
- a CDS encoding ABC transporter ATP-binding protein, with amino-acid sequence MAKVELKNICKVYEGNVRAVDNANITVEDKEFVVFVGPSGCGKSTTLRMIAGLEDITEGELLIDGEQMNDVPPKDRNIAMVFQNYALYPHMSVYENMAFGLRIRKLDKAEIDRRVHEAAKILDIEKFLERKPKALSGGQRQRVAVGRAIVRNPKVFLFDEPLSNLDAKLRVQMRVELSDLHHRLDATMIYVTHDQVEAMTMASKIVVMKDGRVQQIGSPLYLYNHPINKFVAGFIGSPPMNFLTVKVAEKGGSIVLEEGSFDLKPAPEHVSYLKEYVGKEIYFGIRPEDLTFTETASAENNMKVKVEVIEPLGADIHLWLKTETQPLVARTEPHHTFTIGETINLVPHQDKARYFDKETELSILKELDDKAK; translated from the coding sequence ATGGCAAAAGTAGAGTTGAAAAACATCTGCAAAGTGTATGAAGGGAATGTCCGCGCCGTGGACAATGCCAACATCACCGTCGAGGACAAGGAATTTGTCGTATTTGTAGGGCCCTCGGGGTGTGGAAAGTCCACAACCCTCAGGATGATCGCCGGTTTGGAGGATATTACCGAAGGGGAACTCCTGATTGACGGGGAACAGATGAACGATGTCCCCCCCAAGGACCGGAATATCGCCATGGTATTCCAGAATTACGCCCTGTATCCCCATATGTCGGTATACGAGAACATGGCCTTCGGGCTCCGTATCCGGAAATTGGATAAGGCGGAAATAGATCGCCGGGTCCATGAAGCTGCAAAAATCCTTGATATCGAGAAGTTCCTGGAACGTAAGCCCAAGGCTCTTTCCGGCGGGCAGCGTCAGCGGGTTGCCGTGGGACGGGCCATTGTCCGAAATCCCAAGGTGTTCCTTTTTGACGAGCCCCTTTCCAACCTGGACGCCAAGCTCCGGGTGCAGATGCGGGTTGAACTGTCGGACCTTCACCACCGGCTGGATGCCACCATGATCTACGTTACCCACGATCAGGTTGAAGCCATGACCATGGCCAGTAAAATCGTGGTTATGAAGGACGGAAGGGTTCAGCAGATCGGATCCCCCCTGTATCTTTACAACCACCCGATCAATAAATTTGTAGCCGGATTCATCGGATCCCCGCCCATGAACTTCCTCACCGTAAAGGTGGCCGAAAAGGGCGGTTCTATCGTATTGGAAGAGGGTTCCTTCGATCTGAAACCCGCTCCGGAGCATGTTTCCTACCTTAAGGAATACGTTGGGAAGGAAATTTACTTTGGCATCCGCCCGGAAGACCTGACCTTTACCGAAACTGCGTCAGCGGAAAACAACATGAAGGTTAAAGTCGAGGTTATTGAACCCCTGGGGGCGGATATACACCTCTGGCTCAAAACCGAAACCCAACCTCTTGTGGCCCGGACTGAGCCTCACCATACCTTTACCATCGGCGAGACGATAAATCTGGTTCCCCACCAGGACAAGGCCCGTTACTTCGACAAAGAAACGGAGCTTTCCATCCTGAAAGAACTGGACGATAAGGCAAAATAA